Part of the Rhodococcus sp. OK302 genome is shown below.
CGAATCGGTGGACAGTGCGGTGAGTTCCTTGCCGAGTTGGTCGACCGCGCTGACCATGGCGTCGGTGCTCGCATTGGCGCCGGCGATCAGGATGCCGGTGTGTCCGTCGGGACTGATCGTCATCCCTGGTTGAGGGGCGACGACGGCACCGAAACGGCTGTCTTTCGTGAACAGGTCCGTGGCGTCAGCGAGTGTCTGTTGCATCGCGGGGTCAGTGACCTGATGGGTGTCCGAGTGCACGACGACCTGGACGGCCGCGGAGGAATTTCCGCCGAAATGCTGCTCGGCCAGCTCGCGGACCTGTACGGATTCGGATCCGTTGGCCTGCCAGCCTGCGCCGGCGAGCGAAGTGAAAACACTCGGTGCCGCGGCGCCGAGCGCAACGAGTGCGATCAACCAGACGCCGATCACCCAGCGCATGTTTGTGGCCATCGTGCGGCCGAGCCGGGCAAGTATTCCCTCGTCAGGTGGTGCAGCGGGTGGCGCGCTGTCGGTATTTCTGGTGATTGTCATCGTCATTCCTAATACGGGTGGGGGTATTCTGAGCTCCATCCATGTATACCCATGGGGGTATAGTTTTGTCACGCTGACGAGTTTGGATGGCGCGATCGACAAGGTGGGTTCGGCAGCCGCCGGGATTCTCTACACTGTCGCCGGACGGTGGCCGGCAGAGACTGAAGGGCAAGAAATTGGACGCATCGGATTGGGACGAGCGGTACCGGGCTGTGACGGAGCCGTGGGGAATCGACCCCGCAGGAACCGTCGCCACGCGAGTGGCAGGCTTGAAACCCGGATCTGCGATCGACCTGGCTTGTGGCGACGGGCGCCATGCACGCTGGATGGCCCAGAATGGCTGGTCCGTCACGGGCGTCGACTATTCGTCAGTGGCGATAGACCTTGCGCGGTCGAGTGACGCCGAGAAGGGCGTCGACTGGAGGGTTGGCGACGCGACGTCGTGGAAGCCGGAGAGCAAAGTCGATCTGGTCCTGGTCAGTTTTCTGCACATGCCGCTGGCCGAGCTCGTTGACACGCTGGCTCGCGTCGGGGGATGGGTCGCTCCCGGCGGGCGAGTGGTGTACCTCGGCCATTCCATCGAGAACTATCACCGCGGGGTGGGGGGTCCGCCGGAACCGGAAATTCTGCCTGGCATTTCCGATCTGGCCCGCGCAGCCGAAAGCTCACGTGTGTATGCACTCGAACATGTGGTTCGCCCGCAAGACGGCGGGTTGGCAATCGATATTCTGCTCGAATTCGGGCCGTGGCAGGACTGACCTACGGACCATTGGCCAGTTTTGGGTGAAACTGGTGCCCGATCAGTCCGGTTCCGCGTACCGTAACTTGTGACTACCGATTGGCTGTAACGGACGACGTGACAGGCGGTATCTACTTGCAGAGTGGAATGAATACAGACACGCGGACTGACACCGTCGATTCGGACCCACCAAAAGTGACCGGTGCGCTTGCTAGTCTGAGCGCACAAGAAACGTACGTAAGAAGTGAGGCGAGATGAGCACTAATCCTTTCGATGACGAAGACGGACGCTTCTACGTGTTGGTGAACGACGAGGACCAGCATTCGCTGTGGCCCACGTTCTCCGAGGTCCCCGCGGGCTGGCGTGTCGTATTCGGCGAAGACAGCCGAGCAGCGTGCCTCGAGTACGTAGAAAAGAACTGGACCGATATGCGTCCGAAGAGTCTGCGCGAAGCAATGGAAGCAGATCAAGCTGCTGCCGGGCGCACAACGGAGAGCTGACCGCTCCGCACAACGATCGAA
Proteins encoded:
- a CDS encoding MbtH family protein is translated as MSTNPFDDEDGRFYVLVNDEDQHSLWPTFSEVPAGWRVVFGEDSRAACLEYVEKNWTDMRPKSLREAMEADQAAAGRTTES
- a CDS encoding class I SAM-dependent methyltransferase — encoded protein: MDASDWDERYRAVTEPWGIDPAGTVATRVAGLKPGSAIDLACGDGRHARWMAQNGWSVTGVDYSSVAIDLARSSDAEKGVDWRVGDATSWKPESKVDLVLVSFLHMPLAELVDTLARVGGWVAPGGRVVYLGHSIENYHRGVGGPPEPEILPGISDLARAAESSRVYALEHVVRPQDGGLAIDILLEFGPWQD